The Desertibacillus haloalkaliphilus DNA segment ACGTACCCTCTGGAAAATAAACAACGCGATGAAACGTATGTGGTGTAAGGATTGGAGCAACGAGTAGCTGTTCTCCAACTAAAAATTGATCAGAGATATGATATACGTTTGGATCAGAAGGATACTCAAGGATTATTGGTCGCATCACCGGGATCCCGGTAACACTTGTTTCATAAAATAATGTATACAAATAAGGCATCAATTGATAGCGTAGCTCGATGGCCTTTTTTATATGTTTTTCGACTTCTTCACCAAATGACCAAGGCTCTTGGCGAACACTACCTAATACACTATGATTTCGAAAAAAGGGGGTAAATGCTCCAGCTTGCATCCACCGTATAAGTAATTCGCCCGTCGTGTCATGAGCAAAGCCACCTACATCAGCCCCACAAAAGCTCACACCGGATAAACCTAAATTCATGCACATTGGAATCATCATTTGTAAATGCTCCCAAAAACTACGATTATCCCCGGTCCATACGGCAGCATAACGTTGGACACCTGCATAACCCGCACGAGTGACTAAAAAAGGACGTTTACCAGCTAGCTGTTGTTTCAACCCTTCATAGGTAGCCTCACTCATATAAAGGCCGTAGACGTTATGCATTTCCCAGTGTGACTTGCGCTCTCCATCAAGGTCATGCATCACGTGAATGTCCATTGTTTTTGTTTCATTAAAAACAGCTGGTTCATTCATATCGTTCCAAATGCCCTCAATCCCAAGTTCCGTTAAAAATCGATGGTTCTCTCCCCACCAGTTGCGAACACGCTCGTTAACGAAGTCAGGGAAAGCACTTTTGCCTGGCCATACATCTCCATAGAAAATCGATCCTTCAATATATTTACAAAATAAATCACGAGTAACCCCTTCGTAATAGACCGAGTATTCAGGATCGACTTTGACCCCAGGATCAATAATCGGTACTACTTGCACGCCAGCTTCCTTTAAGTCAGTTATTAACTGTTTTGGATTCGGAAAACGTGTTTGATCGAATGTGAACACACGATAACCGTTCATATAATGAATGTCTAAATAAATGGCATCAAGTGGAATGTCTTTTTTTTCAAACTGATCGACGACCTGTCGCACCTCTTCTTCCGTTTCATAACTGTATCTTGACTGGTGATAGCCTAATGCCCATTTTGGCGGCAATGGTGTTTTGCCTGTCAGCTCCGTATATTGACATACAACATCTTTTGGCTTAGACCCCGCAAAGATATAATAGTCCAATTGTCCATCCTCAGAACCAAATGAATAAAAATCGTTACTCGTCTTAAGATCGAAGACGGTCTTAAACGTATTATCAAAAAAAATACCGTAAGCATTCCCCTCTCGTAGTGACATAAAGTAAGGGATCGATTGATACAACATATTTGTTTCTGGATTATGTGGCGCAAATACATCCGAGTTCCACATTTCAAGCTTCTCGCCTCGCTTTTCGAGAAAGCCTGGTTTTTCACCAAACCCATAAAAGTGATCTGCTTTATCCATATCTTTATAACAAATCACTTTCCTTTGATCAGTCACCCCCATCCCACGATCGCTCTCTGAAACGATCATACGATTGTATTGATCAAGGACGGTCACTCGTACCGGGGCTTTTTGGACCTTGATAATTAGACTCTTGCTTTTTACACGCAAGTAGGAATCATGTTCTTCATAACTCATGTCAACCTGTTCAGGGGGTTTCACTACCGCAATGCTGCTTTTTAGGGACGGTGATTGAACTGGATTCATAATGATTCGAACAATCTGCTCACTGTAAAAAAGTATCGTCACATAGCCGCCTTCACACTCTAAACGTAACTGGTCCCCTTCTTTTTGACAGGAAAGCAAGTCCCCAATGTCTTGGAAATGAAAGGCTTGCTTTCCTTGTTTTTTAGGCTGAATCGAAAAGCTCGAATCTTCCAACAATTCATCAACCTCCTTTATTACACCTAGATTTTAAATACCTCGCTTTAAATATAGTTCGTTTTTGTTAAGATATTATCCTTTTGTTTAACTGTTCTTTCACACCCGTTTCCCGCTAAAAAAATTGTTACCATACATGAATCTTCGAAATTGAGAAATAGTAAGATTAGACTTTTGAGGACAACTAAAGGAGAGTCACCAATGGATAAAATCGAAGTTAACAACCTTACCAAAGTGTTTGGTGCAAATCCCAAAGAAGGAGTTAAGCGCCTAAAACAAGGTCAGAGCAAAGAAACGATTTTAAAAGAAACAGGATTAACAGTTGGTGTCAATACCGCTTCTTTCACAGTAAAAGAAGGAGAGTTTTTCGTGATTATGGGGCTGTCCGGAAGTGGTAAATCAACATTAATTCGTTTGATTAACCGATTGATTGAACCAACAGATGGTGAAATCTTCATTGACGGTGAAAGCATTACGACAATGAACCAAAAAGATCTAATGTTAGTCAGACGAAAAAAATTAGGTATGGTATTTCAGAAGTTTGCTTTATTCTCACACCGAACGATTCAACAGAATGTCGAATACGGTCTTGAAGTACAGAATGTACCGAAAAAAGAGCGTGTCGAAAAAGCAAAACGAGCAATTGCCGATGTTGGGTTAAAGGGCTATGAAGATAGCAGACCCGATGAATTGAGTGGTGGGATGCAGCAACGGGTCGGCCTCGCAAGAGCACTTGCAAATGAAACTGATATTTTGCTTATGGACGAAGCATTTAGTGCGCTTGATCCGCTCATTCGTAAAGAAATGCAAGATGAGCTTCTTCAGCTACAAAGTGATCTCAAGAAAACCATTTTATTTATTACTCATGATCTTGATGAAGCATTAAAGCTTGGTGATCGCATCGCAATTATGAAAGACGGCAACATCGTACAAGTTGGGACCTCTGAAGATATTTTGTCAAACCCTGCCAATACGTATGTTTCCAACTTCGTCGAAGATGTTGATCGCTCGAAGATACTGGTTGCATCAAATATCATGAAAAAACCAGATGTTGTCACCTCTTGGAAGGATGGTCCGAGGGTTGCGATTCGCCGAATGGAAGAGAAAGGAATTTCAAGTATTTTCGTTGTCGATAAAGAACGGAACTTAAAAGGATTACTTACGATTGATGACGCATTAACGGGGTTAAAAGAAAATAAATGGGTGGAGGACTTATTAATTCATGATTATCCAACCACTTCTCCAGATACCCCGCTTCATGAATTAATTGGAGTCGCCGCTGAAACCAAATATCCGATTGCAGTTGTTGAAGATGAAAAGCTTAAAGGAATCATCGTCAGAGTATCGATCCTCTCAGGTTTAGCCTTAGGAAAAGAAGATAATGAGGAAGATGATGTGGAAGATGAGCACAAAGAGGAGGTGAATGAATCATGAATTATTTTTACCTCCCGTTAGAAGAATGGACAAACCGTTTTGTTGATAACTGGTTGTTGCCGGTTCTCGGTGGATTTTTTGACATGCTTAGTAGCTATATTGCTGTTATATTAAATGCGATTGAAGTGTTTCTGATCTGGATCCCACCAGAAATTTTAACGATTTTACTCGTCATCCTTGCCTGGCGAACAGCAGGAAAAGGAATCGCTTTATTTAGTCTTATCGGACTTATCTATCTTGGCTCTGTTGATCTATGGATTGAAGGGATGCAAACTCTAACGATTGTGATTGTTGCAACGATCTTTTCCATTATTATCGGAGTTCCGATTGGAATCTGGAGTGCCAAGTCAAATGGCGTGGAACGAGTTGTACGTCCGATATTAGACTTTATGCAGACCCTACCAAGTTTCGTTTACTTAATTCCAGCAATCTTGCTCTTTGGTCTTGGTGGTGTTCCTGCTGTCATTTCGACATTTGTGTTTGCCACGCCGCCATCGGTACGTTTAACTAATTTAGGGATTCGCCAAGTACCAGGTGATGTCGTTGAGGCCGCACGCGCCTTTGGCTCTACACCTTGGCAAATGTTAACGAAGGTACAATTACCGCTAGCAGTCCCAACTATTATGGCTGGTGTGAACCAAACCATTATGCTTTCATTATCAATGGCCGTTATTGCATCGATGATCGGTGCCCCAGGCCTAGGTTCGATTGTGTTAGCTGGTATTTCAAGCGTCAACGTTGGATTAGGTCTAATCGGTGGTTTAGGTATCGTAGTGTTAGCTATTTTATTAGACCGTATCACACATGGAATAAGCAACAAAAATAGGTAATTATCAAAATAATAAGGAGTGAAACAAATGAAAAAATACGTAAAACTTAGCTTCCTTCTCCCTCTCTTTTTTACGATGGTGCTAGGGTGTGCCCCGGCCGAGGAAGAAGATGCTGCACCAACAGATGAAGGGGCCGACCGCAGTGATATCACAATTACGCTAGGATTAACTCCATGGACAAGCACGATTCCTCCAACAGAAGTGGCAAAATCCGTTTTGGAAGAGATGGGTTATACTGTTAACATCCAAAGTGGTGATGCAGGTGCCGTTTACACAGGTCTTTCAAGAGGTGACATTGATGTCTTTATGGATGCCTGGCTACCAGACATGCACGCGAACTATATGGAACGCTATGGTGATAGTATTGATGACGTAGCTGTCAGCTACCCAAATGGAGAGCTCGGCTGGGTCGTGCCTGAATATGTTGAAGGAATTGACTCTGTTGAAGATATTCAAGGAAATGAAGATATGTTCGAAGGTACTATCTACGGGATTGAAGAAGGTGCAGGTCTGACAGTGACAACCCGTGAAATGATCGAAGCGTATGATCTCGACCTAGAACTTGTAACATCCAGTGAAGCCGGTATGTTATCTCAAGCAAGGCGTGTCATTGGTGATGAAGAACCTGTACTTTTCCTTGGTTGGAGACCACATCCAATGTTTGTTAACTGGGATTTAAAAGTACTCGAAGACCCTCAAGGGTTTGTTGAGGCATCAGAAGTACATGTACTAACGAATCATGAGTTAGAAAACAAAGCCCCTGAAGCGTATGAATTTTTAAGTAACTGGAGTATGCCTGTTGAGGATATCGAAGAAATGATCGTTCAAATTGAGGAAGGCATTGATGAAGACGTTGTTGCTCAACAATGGATTGAAGAGAATCAAGAAAAAATTAATGAAATGAAACCAGATGGTGAAGAAGCGGCTAACGAAAACGAAGAGTCGTAATCGTTAGTCCCTCACTAGAGGTAGGTTAATCCAGGATGAGGGCTCCACTTTTTTAGTGGGGCCCTATTCTTTTTTTGTGTGTAAACAAATATTCTTCTAAATACTGCTAAAAACCAAATGTCAAGACGGCAGATCGTCTGATTTTAATTATTAAGAAGATAATCATTTTGACATATTTATTACAGAAAATTGAACGATTCTAGTTCCTTTGAAAGAGTCCAAAAAAATGATTGAATTTTAACCGAAATGATGTAAAATTTAGACAAGCTCTCTTATCATATTGCAAATTAGGAGGATTTAATATGAAACAAAAACATCTTATGTTATTACTAACGATAAGTTTAGTGTTCATTATTGCTGCTTGTGGAAATAATGAAACGATTGATTCTGATGATACAAATGATGGCATCGATACCGATCAAAATGAAGAACTGATCGATTCTGAAATTGATTCTGAAGAAGTAAACCAACAAACAGGCGCTGATGGTCAAGAAGAAGAGGACGCTAACGCGGAAGAAGCGAAGACACACCCAGTTACGCTCTATTTTACTGATCAGCAACAGATGGAAATTTACCGCGTAGAAGAAAGCATTGAAGCGACAGATGATGAATTATTCAAAGCAACATTAGAAACATGGATTGCAGGTCCGACTCATAACGAGCTTAGCTACCTCATCCCTTCAAATGTGACTGTACAGTCTGTCGAGGAGATTGAGGGCGTTGCACATGTTTCCTTCTCAAATGAGATCTTAGAAGCGAACTTAGGGTCTGGCGGTGAAGGTATGTTATTAACGCAAATAGCTCTTATCATGGAACAATTCGGTTTCAGTGAAACTCAAGTATTAATTGATGGGGAACATCGTGAGGAATTCCTCGGTCATATGACCATTTCTGAACCAATTCCAGCTGATGACCCAGAGAATTACGACTGGATTGAATAATAGTGACCTTAAGCTCAAAGACTACCTTTGAGCTTATTTTTTATTTTACCGCGTATAAGAACATGGTCTTACCTTTTTTCTTTGACAACCAAGGTATTTTTTGGTTAAATGAAAAAGTGAGTGTGAACAAAGTTCACGCTAAAAACTACATAAACAAGGGGGAATTACGTTGAAAAAGAAGTTATTATTTCTGCTCGTAAGTATGTTTGCGTTTGCGATCGTCTTAGCAGCTTGTGGTACAGCTGATGATGATGCTCCTGCTGATGACGCAGACACAGGTGCTGATGAGGGTACATCTGAGGAAGCGACAGACGCTGATTACCTTACTGATCTACAGTTAGGTACAGGAAGTACTGGCGGAACATACTATCCGCTTGGTCAGGAAATGGCGAACGTAATGAATGACCACGTTGAATACGAAGGATTTAACGTTAGTGCAGTTTCATCAGGAGCTTCTGTTGATAACATTGCACAAATTTCTCGTGGTGAAATGCAATTAGGGATGTCTGTTCACCTCCCTGCTCTTGACGCATTGAATGGTGAAGGTGAATTTGATGGTATTCCTGTGACTAACTTTGGATTCATGGGTCATATCTACCCTGAAGTTATGCAAGTTGTTACCGTTGAGGGGACTGGAATTACTTCGATTGCAGACCTTGAGGGTAAACGCGTAGCGATTGGACCACCAGGAAGTGGTACACAAGCTGCAGCTCGTCTAATCTTAGAAGCGTATGGTCTTGAAGATGGCGATTATGATGCATTTGAAGAAGGTTTTGGTGATGCAGCTGGACGCCTACAAGATGGTCAACTTGATGCAACATTTGGATTACTGGGCTT contains these protein-coding regions:
- a CDS encoding glycoside hydrolase family 31 protein, translated to MLEDSSFSIQPKKQGKQAFHFQDIGDLLSCQKEGDQLRLECEGGYVTILFYSEQIVRIIMNPVQSPSLKSSIAVVKPPEQVDMSYEEHDSYLRVKSKSLIIKVQKAPVRVTVLDQYNRMIVSESDRGMGVTDQRKVICYKDMDKADHFYGFGEKPGFLEKRGEKLEMWNSDVFAPHNPETNMLYQSIPYFMSLREGNAYGIFFDNTFKTVFDLKTSNDFYSFGSEDGQLDYYIFAGSKPKDVVCQYTELTGKTPLPPKWALGYHQSRYSYETEEEVRQVVDQFEKKDIPLDAIYLDIHYMNGYRVFTFDQTRFPNPKQLITDLKEAGVQVVPIIDPGVKVDPEYSVYYEGVTRDLFCKYIEGSIFYGDVWPGKSAFPDFVNERVRNWWGENHRFLTELGIEGIWNDMNEPAVFNETKTMDIHVMHDLDGERKSHWEMHNVYGLYMSEATYEGLKQQLAGKRPFLVTRAGYAGVQRYAAVWTGDNRSFWEHLQMMIPMCMNLGLSGVSFCGADVGGFAHDTTGELLIRWMQAGAFTPFFRNHSVLGSVRQEPWSFGEEVEKHIKKAIELRYQLMPYLYTLFYETSVTGIPVMRPIILEYPSDPNVYHISDQFLVGEQLLVAPILTPHTFHRVVYFPEGTWIDYWTDETIEGGRHHMIEASMDQVPLFVKEGAILPHDLNQHMGGCEQRTLTYHIYPKEGTETSFGLYEDDGKTYAYQNGEYLMWKISCLKHQQRVIVTTEALHNQFQAPWKEVVCHVHGVSNQTSILLNGKEVEQLTYNPQTKLATFAWRN
- a CDS encoding quaternary amine ABC transporter ATP-binding protein, giving the protein MDKIEVNNLTKVFGANPKEGVKRLKQGQSKETILKETGLTVGVNTASFTVKEGEFFVIMGLSGSGKSTLIRLINRLIEPTDGEIFIDGESITTMNQKDLMLVRRKKLGMVFQKFALFSHRTIQQNVEYGLEVQNVPKKERVEKAKRAIADVGLKGYEDSRPDELSGGMQQRVGLARALANETDILLMDEAFSALDPLIRKEMQDELLQLQSDLKKTILFITHDLDEALKLGDRIAIMKDGNIVQVGTSEDILSNPANTYVSNFVEDVDRSKILVASNIMKKPDVVTSWKDGPRVAIRRMEEKGISSIFVVDKERNLKGLLTIDDALTGLKENKWVEDLLIHDYPTTSPDTPLHELIGVAAETKYPIAVVEDEKLKGIIVRVSILSGLALGKEDNEEDDVEDEHKEEVNES
- a CDS encoding ABC transporter permease, producing MNYFYLPLEEWTNRFVDNWLLPVLGGFFDMLSSYIAVILNAIEVFLIWIPPEILTILLVILAWRTAGKGIALFSLIGLIYLGSVDLWIEGMQTLTIVIVATIFSIIIGVPIGIWSAKSNGVERVVRPILDFMQTLPSFVYLIPAILLFGLGGVPAVISTFVFATPPSVRLTNLGIRQVPGDVVEAARAFGSTPWQMLTKVQLPLAVPTIMAGVNQTIMLSLSMAVIASMIGAPGLGSIVLAGISSVNVGLGLIGGLGIVVLAILLDRITHGISNKNR
- a CDS encoding glycine betaine ABC transporter substrate-binding protein, which gives rise to MKKYVKLSFLLPLFFTMVLGCAPAEEEDAAPTDEGADRSDITITLGLTPWTSTIPPTEVAKSVLEEMGYTVNIQSGDAGAVYTGLSRGDIDVFMDAWLPDMHANYMERYGDSIDDVAVSYPNGELGWVVPEYVEGIDSVEDIQGNEDMFEGTIYGIEEGAGLTVTTREMIEAYDLDLELVTSSEAGMLSQARRVIGDEEPVLFLGWRPHPMFVNWDLKVLEDPQGFVEASEVHVLTNHELENKAPEAYEFLSNWSMPVEDIEEMIVQIEEGIDEDVVAQQWIEENQEKINEMKPDGEEAANENEES
- a CDS encoding GerMN domain-containing protein, with product MKQKHLMLLLTISLVFIIAACGNNETIDSDDTNDGIDTDQNEELIDSEIDSEEVNQQTGADGQEEEDANAEEAKTHPVTLYFTDQQQMEIYRVEESIEATDDELFKATLETWIAGPTHNELSYLIPSNVTVQSVEEIEGVAHVSFSNEILEANLGSGGEGMLLTQIALIMEQFGFSETQVLIDGEHREEFLGHMTISEPIPADDPENYDWIE
- a CDS encoding TAXI family TRAP transporter solute-binding subunit, producing the protein MKKKLLFLLVSMFAFAIVLAACGTADDDAPADDADTGADEGTSEEATDADYLTDLQLGTGSTGGTYYPLGQEMANVMNDHVEYEGFNVSAVSSGASVDNIAQISRGEMQLGMSVHLPALDALNGEGEFDGIPVTNFGFMGHIYPEVMQVVTVEGTGITSIADLEGKRVAIGPPGSGTQAAARLILEAYGLEDGDYDAFEEGFGDAAGRLQDGQLDATFGLLGLPAGSVNELATQRDVVILPVEGEALGFIEENSGYEHLEIPADAYDFLEEPVSTITAYAVLVGSTDQISEELAYEITKALYENSENITHQQGEHMTIDNVLNGSNGLEFHPGAERYFEEIGLLE